A region of Bdellovibrionales bacterium DNA encodes the following proteins:
- a CDS encoding glycosyltransferase: MRVLHIGNESSWRGGENQIRLLIQGLNAAGIENYVAYPAGTPGYERLKSLAHRAMALPSKNPLNLKSILRLVMFCRSNKIDLIDAHSSGGHSLAMWVKRFSPQVKLVVHRRVDNKIKRNFFSGRKYRSQLVDEYIAVSECVRKILIDYGVAEKKIHVIRDGVDPSPYEEIDKKKARQSLLKTLKMDSDSDIFLMGNASALTHQKGTDTLLRAVKHLKEEGLHFHCIIAGDGVLRTQLEKMAQELGVDDRVTFLGFIDYVPEFLSGLDLLVMPSNNEGLGSLLLEGLLAGCFVVATSVGGIPEVIKDSDIGLLSPKGDAQALARNIMMAESRRQSMRSGRSYVLENFDCRKMALETHSIYLNLVGSRV, translated from the coding sequence GTGAGAGTTCTTCATATTGGCAACGAAAGTTCATGGCGCGGAGGAGAGAATCAAATTCGGCTTTTGATTCAGGGACTCAATGCAGCTGGGATTGAGAACTATGTCGCCTATCCCGCAGGGACGCCAGGGTACGAGCGTCTGAAATCATTAGCGCATCGTGCTATGGCACTTCCATCAAAAAATCCACTTAACCTTAAATCTATCCTTCGCCTGGTTATGTTTTGCAGGAGCAACAAGATTGATCTGATTGATGCTCATTCTTCAGGCGGCCATTCATTGGCAATGTGGGTCAAGAGATTTTCTCCCCAGGTGAAGCTGGTTGTTCATAGACGGGTTGACAATAAAATTAAAAGAAATTTCTTCTCTGGTCGCAAATACAGAAGTCAATTGGTGGACGAATACATTGCAGTTTCCGAATGCGTCCGAAAGATCCTTATTGATTACGGAGTTGCGGAGAAGAAAATTCATGTCATTCGTGATGGTGTTGACCCCTCTCCATATGAAGAAATTGATAAGAAAAAGGCACGCCAGAGTCTTTTGAAGACTCTTAAAATGGACTCCGATTCTGATATCTTTCTCATGGGAAATGCTTCGGCCTTGACCCATCAAAAGGGGACAGACACCCTGTTGAGGGCCGTGAAGCACTTGAAAGAAGAGGGCCTCCATTTTCATTGTATCATCGCCGGGGACGGTGTCTTAAGAACTCAGCTTGAGAAAATGGCTCAGGAATTGGGGGTCGATGACCGGGTGACATTTCTCGGGTTTATTGATTATGTTCCTGAATTTCTTTCTGGTCTTGATTTGTTAGTTATGCCCTCAAACAATGAGGGACTTGGTAGTCTACTGCTAGAGGGCTTACTGGCCGGCTGTTTTGTTGTGGCCACTTCAGTGGGGGGGATACCCGAAGTCATTAAGGACAGCGACATTGGATTGCTTTCTCCCAAAGGTGATGCACAGGCCCTCGCCCGAAATATCATGATGGCAGAATCTCGTAGACAGTCTATGAGATCTGGAAGAAGCTACGTGCTAGAGAATTTCGATTGTCGAAAAATGGCTCTTGAGACTCACTCAATCTATTTGAATCTCGTTGGTAGTCGAGTTTAA
- a CDS encoding glycosyltransferase family 2 protein: MATISAVIITKNEEKNIFRCLDSLQGLVDEIIVVDSFSSDGTPQICRAFSGVQFVQTEWQGYGETKNFGNSLAQSDYVLSLDADEELSPELRQEILQLKPQLSGVFALNRLTNYCGTWIRHTSWFPDYQMRLFPRRLGQWNKSIVHEHLIFTEPLEISKLKGLLFHYSIVSLEQHILTVNRYTTLAAERLVEAKGRFFLFKAVTRPIFHFFKCYFLKFGFLDGFHGFCIAGISSFYVFLKYIKAFQMKRERGSRLQ; this comes from the coding sequence ATGGCCACAATTTCAGCAGTGATCATTACAAAGAATGAAGAGAAAAACATTTTTCGTTGTCTTGATTCTTTGCAAGGCCTCGTCGATGAAATTATTGTTGTTGATTCATTTAGTTCAGACGGCACACCACAAATTTGTCGCGCCTTCTCCGGCGTTCAATTTGTTCAGACGGAGTGGCAGGGATATGGAGAGACAAAGAACTTCGGAAATAGCTTAGCTCAGTCAGACTATGTTTTATCCCTTGATGCTGATGAAGAGCTGTCACCCGAATTGCGTCAGGAGATCCTCCAATTAAAGCCACAGCTTTCGGGTGTTTTTGCCTTGAATCGGTTGACAAATTATTGCGGGACTTGGATTCGCCATACTTCGTGGTTTCCCGATTACCAAATGAGGCTTTTCCCTCGCCGGTTGGGTCAATGGAACAAATCTATTGTTCATGAACATCTCATTTTTACTGAACCCTTGGAGATTAGCAAGCTCAAGGGGCTACTGTTTCATTATTCCATAGTCTCTCTTGAGCAGCACATCCTGACAGTAAATCGTTACACAACTTTGGCGGCTGAAAGATTGGTCGAAGCCAAGGGACGTTTCTTTCTTTTTAAGGCTGTCACTCGTCCAATTTTTCATTTTTTTAAATGCTACTTTCTTAAATTTGGTTTCTTAGATGGATTTCATGGTTTTTGTATTGCTGGAATTTCTTCGTTTTATGTTTTTTTGAAGTACATAAAAGCTTTTCAAATGAAGAGAGAAAGAGGCTCTAGATTGCAGTGA